One Solanum lycopersicum chromosome 4, SLM_r2.1 DNA window includes the following coding sequences:
- the LOC101252867 gene encoding protein GAST1-like, whose amino-acid sequence MEKTLSLVLILPLLIMLLLVGTHAKIIIESPAPQPQPPNTLPMNGTTPGSLHPQDCLPKCTYRCSNTQYRKPCMFFCQKCCAKCLCVPAGTYGNKQFCPCYNNWKTKRGGPKCP is encoded by the exons atggAGAAGACACTTAGCTTAGTGCTAATACTCCCTCTTCTAATAATGCTTCTTCTTGTTGGAACTCAT gcaaaaataataatagaatctCCAGCACCTCAGCCACAACCTCCTAACACTTTACCAATG AATGGTACTACTCCTGGTAGTCTCCATCCTCAag ATTGTTTACCAAAGTGCACATATAGATGCTCAAATACACAATATAGGAAGCCATGTATGTTCTTTTGCCAAAAATGTTGTGCAAAGTGTCTCTGTGTTCCTGCTGGGACTTATGGGAACAAACAATTTTGCCCTTGTTACAATAATTGGAAGACTAAGAGAGGAGGCCCAAAATGCCCTTAA